The Elaeis guineensis isolate ETL-2024a chromosome 5, EG11, whole genome shotgun sequence DNA segment ATCAACAGCCTCTACCTGCATGTACCTAGGGCAAGGCCTATGAATTCTAGGTGCAGCCAACCGCAATTGATCCATTATTGTCCCTTGATGCTGAAACTTTAGATCAATCATAAACAAACAATATAGCCCCTGGTATCCTGGAAACCGCGGGGCCCAGTAGGGAAAACAAGCAGCAGCTCACCCCCGGTTTTCTCCCATTCCAACAATTCTTGTCCCTTCTTTATCATGGCTTTATATATCAACCGCTTCCAGCAAACTCACCAAAGCACTCTTCTTGTTTCAACCTTTTGGTTCACggtatcagagagagagagagatggcctcTGCGAGGAGGGTTTCTTTGATTGTGGCAGCAAGCGTGGGGGCAGTGGAAGCTCTCAAGGATCAAGCGGGGCTTTGCCGATGGAACTATGCCCTCAGGTCTCTCCAACAGCGAGCCAAGAGTAACATGGGATCGTTGGCTCAGACCAGAAGGATGTCTTCTTCTTCTAACATTGAAATGATAAAAGGAAGGGAAGGGATCGATGAGAAAGCCAAACGGTCAGAAGATTCACTTAGGAAGGTCATGTACTTGAGCTGTTGGGGTCCTAATTAGAGAAGTTGGGTTTGTTCCTCCATTTTTGGGACACAATGTAACTGTAAATTTAAGTACATGTAACAATTTTGGTCTTCATTTTCGttcttctcttgctttggagtgcATTCTGAGATTATATCATCTTTGGATTTTGATGTCACAAGAAATGAAAGCTTAACTTCCTCACGTATCTAGTACTTGGTACATAACGAAATTAGAGAAAATGGTAAGATAAACATCGGATTACAAAACCAAAActagataattatttttttaaaaaaaggcatAGTTTTTGGACCCTATCAATGAACAAATCCCCATCGTCATTACTCTTAACGGGTTGGGGAATCTTTTCTCCTCGTCCAATGTGAAATAATGCTGTTCCTCTCTTCGatcaggggaaaaaaaaaatgaactgcCATTCTTCTTGCTGAAATGGCTTGGATCTCTTGCCCACCAAATAAATGGTTTTCGAAGGGTAGTGCGATTTGGAAGAGTATGT contains these protein-coding regions:
- the LOC105032718 gene encoding uncharacterized protein, which translates into the protein MASARRVSLIVAASVGAVEALKDQAGLCRWNYALRSLQQRAKSNMGSLAQTRRMSSSSNIEMIKGREGIDEKAKRSEDSLRKVMYLSCWGPN